ATCTGTTGATCTACAGCGGCGCCTGGGCCAATGGCGCCGTGCCGAATGCGGGGGCACTCACCTGGTTGAACGGCACAACGGGCGCCCTGGCCAACGGCGCCACCGGTGGCGTGATCGACGCGGGCAACTCTCTTGTGGGCTCCAGTGCGGGGGATCTCAATCCCTTCGGTGGTCTGGTTCCCAACACCTATGACCCTAACTACTTCTTTCAGCAGGGAGGGACGAACCTCGTCTACGACCAGACGGCCGCGGCCGCCCCGCTGGCCCTGTTCCGCTTCACCACCTGGGACAACACCGCCACAGGAGCCACCGACGCCGGCGCCCTCACCTGGATTGATGTGGCCACCGGCAAGCTCGGCAATGGAGCGGCCGCTGTCGGAGCGATCGGAGCGGCCAATTCCCTGGTGGGGAGCTCCACGAACGATCGGGTCGGCTCCTCTTACCAGCAATTGGGGTACTACTCCAGCACCTCCCGGGATTATTTCGTCTTCCTCAATCCCACCTGGGATGCCAGTGCCACCGCCGCCGACGCCGGTGCCCTCACCTGGATCCGCGGCAGCACCGGACGACTCGCTACGAACGCCCCGATCATCGGCACCTTGGACGCCAGCAACTCCTTGGTGGGCATCACGGCCGGCGACCGGGTGGGTGGATCCTACGAAGGCATCACAACTGGTTATTACTCTTCGACCATCACCAACCTCTGGCTCACCACCGGTGGTTGGGACAATGGTGCGAGTGCCGATGCCGGCGCCTTCACTTGGATCCAGGGCTCCACCGGCAGCTTGGCGGATGGCTCTCCGGCGGTGGGGGCGATCGGGGTGGCTAATTCACTGGTGGGCAGCAGTGCCAGCGATTTCAGCGGCAGCAGTGTGTCACGTCTGTATTCGTCGTCCTATTACTACACCAACAAATTCCAGAACCTGCTGGTGTTCACCCCCAACTGGGATAACGGCGCCGCCACCGACGCCGGCGCCCTCACCTGGGTGGATGGCAACACGGGCAAGCTCGCCACCGGAGCGAGCGCCTTCGGTGCCCTGGGTGCCACCACCTCGTTGGTGGGTAGCCATGTGGGCGACGCCATCGGTCAGCGGTCGTTGATCGATACCAACTACTACTCTTATGACGGTCCGGAGCTCTACCCCAACGTGCTGGCCCGCAATCCCCAGTGGTCGGGGAACACGGGTGCCGCCACCTTTATTAATGGCAGCACCGGTGCGCTGGCCGATGGAGCCCCGGCGGTGGGAGCGATTGGCACGGCCAATTCTCTGGTGGGAAGCACCCCCGGCGATCGAGTTGGTTCAGCTGCCTTGAGCCTGCGCTCCAGTTTGAGCGGTCAGCCGCCGGACAACTTCCTGCTGGCCAGCCCCGATTGGAGCAGCGGCGCGGGAGCGATCACCTGGATCAACGGCGACACCGGCAAGCTTGCCGATGGCAACAACCCCTTTGGCGTGGTCAGTGGAGCGAATGCCCTGGTGGGAAGCAGCCCTGGCGATGGCCTTGGTTCGGCGGCCTCGATCACGATCACCGGCGATTACTACTACAGCCTCAGAAACGTTCTTCTGCGCAATCCACTCTGGGACAACGGCTTGGCCACGGATGCTGGAGCCGTCACCTGGATTAATGGCTCCACGGGCCTGCTGAGCAACGGCGCGGTTGCCCTGGGACCGATCGGTCCCACCACGTCGTTGGTGGGCAGCAGCAGCGGTGACGCCATCGGAGCGTTGGCGACGGGTGTCGGCTACTACGACGACCCCGGTGGCACCAACCTGGTGTTGCGGAGCCCCTCCTGGGACAACGGCGTGGCCACCGATGCCGGCGCGGTCACCTGGTTGAACCTCGGTACGGGCCAACTGGCCGATGGCAGTGATGCGTTCGGGGCCATTGGTGCCGCCAACTCCCTGGTGGGCAGCAGCTCCGGTGATCGGGTGGGCGACGGTTTCCTCACCAGCGGATCGTTCTACAGCACGCCCGGTGTCAACCTGCTGTTGCTCTCCCCGCTCTGGGACAACACCTCGGCCGGTGCCACTGATGCCGGTGCGGTGACCTGGATCGCCGGTGCCACTGGAAAGCTCGCCGACGGAGCCAGCAACCCCTTCGGGGCCATCGGCAGTCGAAATTCCCTGGTGGGCAGCACCAGCGCCGACGGAGTGGGCGGGCTCTATGACCGCTACTTCGGCTCTACTGAAACCCTGCTGCTGCGGAGCACTGCCTGGGACAACACCGCCACGGGGGCCACCGACGCCGGCGCCGTCACATGGTTGAACCTGTCCATAGGCAAGTTGGCCGGTGGCATCAACAACAGCTTCGGTGACATCAGCTCCGTCAATTCATTGGTGGGCAGCAGCACCAATGATCGTGTCGGCCTGACCATCGAAACCAGCGGCGGGCAGTACGCCTTCATCGGCAGTCCTAATTGGGATGGCGGCAGCACCGTCGATGCAGGTGCCATCACCTGGATGGACCGCCAGCTCGGTCAAACCGTTGGTGGTGACAACGCGATCGGCACAGTTGGAACGGCGAATTCCCTAGTGGGCTCGTCGAGCGGCGATCAGCTGGGGACCTTCTCCATCACGCAAGCCTGCACCGCCGGAGCCGCCTGCACCAACCAGGACTATTTGGTGCCCTTTGACTTCGGCTCATCAGTGCTGATCGGCAGCCCCCTCTGGGATAACGGAGCCCGGGCCGATGCCGGGGCCATCACGGCCGTGCGTCTCCTCGACGGCCGTCTGGTGGGTACCTCCAACTACGCCACAGGCCCCCTGAGCTCCTCAAATGCCCTTGTAGGCAGTTCGGCCGGAGAGCAACTGGGGATTTTCAGCCGCAACGACCAGCTTCCCGATGGCACGCCGGTGATCGAAACCAACGTCGGCACCCTCTCCAACGGCGCCGCCCTGGTGGCCAGCCCCCGCTGGGACAGCGCCACCACCGCCGATGTCGGTGCCGTGGCCCTGATCCCCACCACCACGCCCCGGGTGGGCAGCCTCGATGCCAGCAACGCCCTGGTGGGCAGCAGTGCCGGTGATTTCACGGGCTTCTCAGCCCGCAGCCTGGGCAGCAACGCGCTGCTGTTCACCCCGAACTGGAGCAATGGTGCGGTGGCAAGTGCCGGCGCGGTGACCTGGATCAATGGCACCACTGGAGCCTTGGGCAATGGCTCCTTTGGCGGAGCCATAGGAGCTGGTACGTCGCTGGTGGGTAGCAGCAGCGGTGATTTTGCCGACTACAACACCTCTCAGTTTGGCACGGGTGCCTTCGTGCACCTGCCGAGCTGGAACAGTGGTGCCGTAGCCGATGCGGGAGCCCTCGGCTGGATCAACAGCAGCACCGGGGCCCTGGCGGATGGCAGCCCCGGTGGTGCGGTGGGGCCAGGCAATGCCTTGCTGGGCAGCCAGAGCGGTGATCTGGCCAGCTACCAGCTCAGATCCCTTTCGGGCGGCAATCTGCTTGTTTCCACTCCCTCCTGGGACAACGGCGCGGTTGCCGATGCCGGTGCCCTCACCTGGTTGAACGGCACCACCCCGGCGCTTGCGAACAACCCCACCGGCGTGGCCGGCCTGGGGGCCATTGGTCCGAGCAACTCGATTGTCGGTGGTGCAACGGGCGACCTCAATGGCTATTACCTGCGCCAGCTGAGCGCCACTGCCGACAGCAACGTGCTGGTGGTGACGCCGTTCTGGAACGGCGCCACGGCGAATGGCGGAGCGATCACCTGGTTGAACAGCGCCACCGGCAAACTCTCCGACGGCAGCAGCGGTGGCGTGATCGGCCCCACCAACTCTTTGCTCGGCACGGGCCAGGGCACGCTGGGCCGCGGCGATCTGGCCGACACCACCAATCCCTACCGGGAGTCTCCCAGCGGCAACGTGGTGATCTACAGCTCCGCCTGGGGTTTCAGCTCAGCCTCGGGCAGCGGGATCGGCTCCCTCACCTGGCTCAACGGCAAGACGGGCGCCCTGGCCAATGGCGCGACGGGCGGTTTGATCGGTGCGGCAAATTCTCTGGTGGGCAGCGCCGTCGGCGATCTGGCCCCTCAGTACGACGACAGCAACTACTACCGCTTCGTGCCCGTCGCCGCCAACTTCTTCAAATACAACACCAATTCCTCGGGCGACGGAATCCTGTTCCGCAACGTCGCCTGGAACAGTCGTGCCGGGGCCGTCACCTGGCTGAACACCAGCACCGGCAAGCTCGCCGATGGCAACCCAGCGGTTGGGGTGATCGGTGCCGCCAATTCCCTGGTGGGCAGCACCGCCAACGATGGCATCGGCAACTTCTACAACACAGTCACCAAGGGCGTCAGCGGGCTGGCCTTGTTCAGTGGCTACTGGGACAACGGCGCCGCCGAAGATGCCGGGGCGGTCACCTGGCTGAACGTGGCCACAGGCAAGTTGGCCAACGGCAGTGCCGCGATCGGGCCGATCAGCGCCGCCAATTCCCTGGTGGGCAACACCAGCTACGACAACATCGGCACCAACTATGACGCCTATTCGTTTGGCAACGGCGTCGCCCTGTTCAGCGGCTCCTGGGACAACGGCGCTGCCATCGATGCAGGAGCTTTCACCTGGCTGAACGGCGCCACCGGCACCCTGGCGAATGGGGCCGTGGCCATCGGGCCGATCAGTGCCGCTAATTCACTGGTGGGCAGCAGCAGCAGTGATGACGTCGCGCTCTCCCGGCGCACCTTCTCCAGTTCTCTCGGCAGCAACATCGGCCTGATCAGCCCCAACTGGGACAACGGTGCGGCGGTTGACGCGGGCGCCGTCACCTGGATCAGCGGCAGCTCAGGGCTGCTGGCCAACGGTGCGGCAGCGATCGGACCCATCAGCGCTGCCAATTCCCTGGTGGGCAGCACCGCCGGTGACCGGATCGGCGCCACAGCCCTGGAGGTGGGGTCCTATTACTCCCAGATCGGCTCCAACCTGCTGGTGTTGAGCGGCTCCTGGGACAACGGTCCGCTGGTGGATGCCGGCGCGGTCACCTGGATCAGCGGCCTCACCGGCCAGCTCCTTGACGGCAGCGCCGCGATCGGGGCGGTGAGCGCCAACTTCTCGATCGTGGGTACGTCCGCAGGTGACCAGGTGGGTGCGCTCTATGCGCCGATGGGTTCGCTGTACAGCTATGCAGGCCTCAACGTGCTATTGCAAAGCCCCAACTGGGATGCCTTGATCGCGGGCGGGCCGCTCGTCGATGCCGGTGCCGTCACCTGGGTGAATGGAGCCAATGGGCTGATGGTGGATGAATCCGGCAAGGGGGGGCTGAGCGCCAAAAACTCCCTGATCGGCAATTCCATCGGTGACCAGGTCGGCAGAAGTGTTGATGTGGTCGCGCCGGACACCTTCTTCGTCAACGGTCCGGGGGCCTCCCTGGTCGGTACACCTCCCGTCACGGCCAACGTGGTGGCCCAGAAGGTGCGAATCGTCCCTGAACCGCTCTATCCCTTGGTCGCTCCGGGCC
The window above is part of the Cyanobium sp. ATX 6F1 genome. Proteins encoded here:
- a CDS encoding beta strand repeat-containing protein, which produces MKQSHGQGVSVALGLSALLAAVPVCAGEVSATGGVLGLGTAVNGQLGGSCAAGLCQVGGGTAAGSNLFHRFSAFDTRGGITGVNFATGGASNVFVGVTSPLGSFIDKLVSFSSPGNLFWLSPGGIAISGAGGFANIQQLNLSTATGWRLSNGVFDAAGTTAGQAALLSGAPLQGAAGPLSDPASLAAIGLQKNGDLSLSGGLLTVDQSLLLDAQGGNVLLQAAGIQAPGGQVAISGATVDQGATSIDVSSVSGPGGRITITGGAVLQTAALNASGSSGGEVTLQANQLLSAAPIQAIGSQGSGGRITSASTASTVQTLSGLWDVSGLSAGGSITLSAGTELFSSGSYLAQGTGGAAQGGRIDLLASTITLAAAQLDASGVGGGGQVHVGGGFQGADLGLGANARKVTVTPGTGLRADATALGNGGQVVVWSEDATRFAGAVSAKGGALGGNGGVLEVSGKADLFFGGTADASAPAGSPGSLLLDPKNIYIENTTVGGYGYDAQNIVYPGSDAAGPTALVEQLGTAATSPILVNVPTGGLPGQEGVTYLFDGSTYGLLSALYGTDAISSQKANYSPSGVSAGLLALISPGWNNGATLDAGAATWINTATGKFANGTTSGVIGSGNSLLGSTTGDFNQASVRFLTSGQALVFTPRWDNGASVDAGGLTWLSGSTGKLADASTGGAIGIGNSLLNTASAAYLPQAGCTGCSSYVNQTVREYGGGNLLIYSGAWANGAVPNAGALTWLNGTTGALANGATGGVIDAGNSLVGSSAGDLNPFGGLVPNTYDPNYFFQQGGTNLVYDQTAAAAPLALFRFTTWDNTATGATDAGALTWIDVATGKLGNGAAAVGAIGAANSLVGSSTNDRVGSSYQQLGYYSSTSRDYFVFLNPTWDASATAADAGALTWIRGSTGRLATNAPIIGTLDASNSLVGITAGDRVGGSYEGITTGYYSSTITNLWLTTGGWDNGASADAGAFTWIQGSTGSLADGSPAVGAIGVANSLVGSSASDFSGSSVSRLYSSSYYYTNKFQNLLVFTPNWDNGAATDAGALTWVDGNTGKLATGASAFGALGATTSLVGSHVGDAIGQRSLIDTNYYSYDGPELYPNVLARNPQWSGNTGAATFINGSTGALADGAPAVGAIGTANSLVGSTPGDRVGSAALSLRSSLSGQPPDNFLLASPDWSSGAGAITWINGDTGKLADGNNPFGVVSGANALVGSSPGDGLGSAASITITGDYYYSLRNVLLRNPLWDNGLATDAGAVTWINGSTGLLSNGAVALGPIGPTTSLVGSSSGDAIGALATGVGYYDDPGGTNLVLRSPSWDNGVATDAGAVTWLNLGTGQLADGSDAFGAIGAANSLVGSSSGDRVGDGFLTSGSFYSTPGVNLLLLSPLWDNTSAGATDAGAVTWIAGATGKLADGASNPFGAIGSRNSLVGSTSADGVGGLYDRYFGSTETLLLRSTAWDNTATGATDAGAVTWLNLSIGKLAGGINNSFGDISSVNSLVGSSTNDRVGLTIETSGGQYAFIGSPNWDGGSTVDAGAITWMDRQLGQTVGGDNAIGTVGTANSLVGSSSGDQLGTFSITQACTAGAACTNQDYLVPFDFGSSVLIGSPLWDNGARADAGAITAVRLLDGRLVGTSNYATGPLSSSNALVGSSAGEQLGIFSRNDQLPDGTPVIETNVGTLSNGAALVASPRWDSATTADVGAVALIPTTTPRVGSLDASNALVGSSAGDFTGFSARSLGSNALLFTPNWSNGAVASAGAVTWINGTTGALGNGSFGGAIGAGTSLVGSSSGDFADYNTSQFGTGAFVHLPSWNSGAVADAGALGWINSSTGALADGSPGGAVGPGNALLGSQSGDLASYQLRSLSGGNLLVSTPSWDNGAVADAGALTWLNGTTPALANNPTGVAGLGAIGPSNSIVGGATGDLNGYYLRQLSATADSNVLVVTPFWNGATANGGAITWLNSATGKLSDGSSGGVIGPTNSLLGTGQGTLGRGDLADTTNPYRESPSGNVVIYSSAWGFSSASGSGIGSLTWLNGKTGALANGATGGLIGAANSLVGSAVGDLAPQYDDSNYYRFVPVAANFFKYNTNSSGDGILFRNVAWNSRAGAVTWLNTSTGKLADGNPAVGVIGAANSLVGSTANDGIGNFYNTVTKGVSGLALFSGYWDNGAAEDAGAVTWLNVATGKLANGSAAIGPISAANSLVGNTSYDNIGTNYDAYSFGNGVALFSGSWDNGAAIDAGAFTWLNGATGTLANGAVAIGPISAANSLVGSSSSDDVALSRRTFSSSLGSNIGLISPNWDNGAAVDAGAVTWISGSSGLLANGAAAIGPISAANSLVGSTAGDRIGATALEVGSYYSQIGSNLLVLSGSWDNGPLVDAGAVTWISGLTGQLLDGSAAIGAVSANFSIVGTSAGDQVGALYAPMGSLYSYAGLNVLLQSPNWDALIAGGPLVDAGAVTWVNGANGLMVDESGKGGLSAKNSLIGNSIGDQVGRSVDVVAPDTFFVNGPGASLVGTPPVTANVVAQKVRIVPEPLYPLVAPGLNFADAGDASVTISPSQIAAITNTGTALVLQASNDILLRPLSDLTFNNPRGNGGDLTLQAGRNIALNSSISTDNGNLTLIANDPGAIPGVREPGDGGIVQRTGTSLNAGTGTVTLAVRPSTATATAGTIALSQVSAGAIDISAVNLSLSGTTLSANGSPTAAGSLSVTSTGVLSVANSTFNASSPTGDGGSITLDGTVLQIGGSTFNAFGTGSGNGGTIALGALSTPFVPTSLSLTSSLLDARGGTAVLPLPLSNGGTITVDGGAIALAGATLNTSGGATGGTIAIGMAATNNPTSVSIVNSNLIADPAATGGSIAVGGTTIFTSGSLYNVFGASGGFLALGSPLTNALIFGAGTSVLGGGSGSFTYQGTTIYDPQFAPYSGGTLRIIGTIFSPAVPTTPTTPTSPTAPISPTAGAAGLLASPLATSSPLSGLTSALIASSLLNTNFNLLLVTGLNGTTNQSAGTSLPPVATGLFSSADPSLFAGLPLQLTLDQSSLLYVDGYLDPVLDPSLLGLDALDLQKRAASSAGQTGSEATGDLSVDEQLKLPGLGQGGNPADRDDRDRVSVTDLDPSQAEALFLKGEQAAESNATIKLGVEPEPDKEAINVLQLQQWLRQVVPYVQQRLQSGR